The window GTCTGTATCTAACGAAACCCTTATGCTTAAACATAAGATTGGTATTCTTTCATTAAGCTCCATTCAAGAAAAGATTGCCGGTTATCTCATCTACAGCAACAAGACTTATAATTCATATAGCATTACACTGCCTTTTTCCAAAAAAGCATGGGCTGAATACATGAATGTTTCCAGAACCTCTCTTTCAAGAGAATTACGACATCTAGAAACGGAAGGTATTCTATCTTTTGAGAAACGGAAAATACACATTCACGATTTGACAAAATTAGAAAAGATTGTATCTTTATAATTAAGCTAAAGAAAATATCTCCATTAAACAAAATAGACAAATACATAAAAAGCGCTGCAAGTTTACAACGCTTTTTATAATAGCACCAAAATTGTGCATCGATGAGCCTGAATATACTTTATTCATATATTTATAATGATGCTTGCGGTCTATCTGTTTTTAGATGAACTTATCGAAAAGATGTATTTAAAGCTCTTAATAATGTTCTTATATCGTACTGATGTGGTGTGACAGGGCAAATCCTTTTATTTAATCCCATTAATGTATAGACTGCAATTCTTGCTGCTCTTACAGAATATTCTTCTGTAAATACCATATCTTCAGGTATTTCTACGAATTGGCTAATCATAGCAAAATTTGTTGAACCAGCTGGGACAACCTGTGGACGATCTGTCATTGCACGTGGCTGGAATTGTGCATCAACATATGGCATCATGCAAGGAATAACATTAATAACATCTTTCATAATATCTTCTAAGTCATCCTCAAAATGTAAATGATGCAATAATTCTATTAGTATTTCTTCACCTGAGCAATCACGTATAGCTTTTTTAACGTAGTCACCTTCTACATTTGTTATTAATGCATTTCCCCAAAAAATAGTTTCATCTTCTGTTTGTGCCTTAAAGTGGGGTTGCGCGGCTACAACAATAGACATTAACCATTTGGAATCTTTAAATGTCATTAACGCCCCACTACCTGGAACATTACGACTGAATCTTTCAATTTTATTTAATAAATGATTGCCTTTCATCGTGACTGTAAAAGACTCCCAATTAGACTCTTCTGGTTTATTAAAGAAAGGTGCTGAATTACCTAATCCATCTTTCTTAGCAGCAATTTTGCGCCATAACTCACCTGATACAGGTTTGTCGGGTTTCATGGGTGCAGGTGTTTTGAAATCACCTAATGCAGCATTATCTGTCATACAGCCATTTGTAACCATACACAAATCTCCTTCTTTCAGTTGAATAAATTCAGAAGTTATATCATCTTTTGTATAATGAATACCTGTTACTGTCATTTCCTCTCCTTCTTTAAAATCTAAATCTGTTACGGTACATTTTAGGTCAAAATTAACACCTTGACCCTCTAAGTATTTTTTTAGAGGAAGGATAACCGATTCATATTGATTATAGGGGGTTCTCGTAACACCTTCTAATGTTTGGATACGAGAAAACTCAAAAATCATACGGTTCATGTAACGCCTAAACTCAAATAGACTGGACCATTTCTGAAAAGCGAATGTTGTTTGCCACATATACCAGAAATTCGTTTCAAAAAAATGAGGCGTATGTCCAAACCAGTCACGTATGCTTAAATGATCTAAATCTTCTTCTGGTGTCATCATCAGTTTTAACATGGCCTTACGATCATTCATATTGAACCCCATTGACATAACATCTAATACATAACCATTTTTATCAATAAGCCTTGCATTAGAATGTGTTGGATGGGCATCATCAAATGCTAATATTTCGTCTGTAACCGATTTCCCTTCTTGTTCAAGAGATGGAATAGAAGAAAACAATTCCCAAAAATTCTCATAGGTTTCTTCATTTAGCATACGACCACCACGACACAAAAAGCCGTCTTTAGGGTTACCACTTCCATCATTGCTGCCACCTAATATATCCATGTGTTCTAATATATGTATATTCTCTCCATTTAACTTACAGTCTCTTATAAGGTAGGCCGCTCCAGCCATTGAAGCAAGTCCTCCACCCACGAAATATACGTTTCTATTATCTATTTGGTTCATCATATCATCCTTTCAATATTGCATTTGGTCTTACTTATACAATAATAAAGTTATCCTAATTTTAGAATAGACAATTGTGTAGGAATGTCAAAATTTTTGACACGCTTACTCAATTGTCTAAATTGAATTCTTATCAATTTGCAGTATCTTTTTATTTTATGATCTAACAAGTTTTTTCTATTTTTTAATTCAGCTTAAATAGCTTTTAAAGGACAATAAATCATTTTCAACGATATGATTATTTGATATAATATAATTATTATAAATAGTTATGAGGAAAAAATATTATGATTGATTGGGTTGAACTTGAAAAAATATGTGACAATTGTACAAGATGTGATTTACATAAAACGAGAACCCATCTGGTCTTCGGAGAAGGAGATATACATACGCATTTAATGTTTATAGGTGAAGCTCCTGGAGAACAAGAGGATTTATCCGGCACCCCTTTTGTTGGCAAGTCGGGCCAACTTTTTAATAAAATTTTAGCTTCAGTAAATATTCCTAGGGAAGAAATCTACATAGCAAACATTGTTAAATGTAGACCCCCTAGAAATAGAAATCCTCTAGAAACAGAAAAAAACGCTTGTTTACCTTATCTTAGAAATCAGGTGAAATTAATTCACCCTAAAATAATAGTATGTCTTGGACGTGTTTCTGCTCAAAGCATTATAAATAAAAATTTTAGAATAACAAAAGAGCATGGTGTTTGGGTTGATAGAAAAGGTTATTATCTAATAGCAACTTATCATCCTTCTGCACTCTTACGCGATCCTACTAAAAAAAGAGAGGCTTGGGAAGACTTTAAAAAAATAAAAGCAAAATATACTGAGGTCATGCAAAAAAATAATTCACACCAATATTGATGATAAATAATTTTCAGGGTTATAGTACCTTTCATAATATAACATGACCATTTGTTCTTTCTGGAAGCGTTGATTGATAACAATAAACGAATTGTATGCTTCAAGCTTATGCATGATTTTGATGCTGCCTCTTTAGCATGGATGAAAAAGTACCTTCTTTTTCTTTTAATGACGCAGGTGAGCCTGTCTCTTCGATTGTCCCATCTTTAATAACAACAATTTTATCAGCACCTAAAACGGTTCGCATACGATGAGCAATAATCAAGACCGTCTTCTTTTTTATGAGCTCACTAAGAGCACTTTGTATTTTACTCTCATTTTCTGTGTCCAGCGATGCTGTCGCTTCGTCAAGCAGGATAATAGGAGCATCTTTCAAAATCGCTCTAGCTATGGAAATACGTTGTCTTTCGCCTCCTGATAAGCGTTCTCCATTTTCACCAATCAACGTATGGTATCCTTGTGGAAGTTTTTTAACAAACGCATGACACCTGGCAAGTTTTGCAGCTTTGATGACTTCTTCATCTGTAGCATCTTTTTTCCCAAGGCGTATATTATCCATGACACTTGAATTGAAAAGTGTCACATCTTGAAAAACAATGGAATAATGATTAAGAAGCGTTTCCGGATCAACAAGGGAAATATCTTCACCGCCTAAGGTAATAGCACCTTTATCAATATCCCAAAACCGTGCCGAAAGCTTGGCTACTGTACTCTTTCCTCCACCAGAAGGTCCTACAAGTGCCGTTACATCCCCTTGTTTTGCAACAAAACTTACATTATTTAGCGTTTGCACACCATCTTGATAGGAGAAGTCCACATCTTTAAATTCAATATCATAATTCGAAGGAGTAAACATCATTTTTCCGTCCTGTCTTGGCATGGCATCCATCTCTTTCATCCGTTTAATGCGGACATTAAGATAAATAAGCAATGCAAAATGATTCATAACATCCATGATTGGGTTATAAATACGTGCCGACACCACAAGAAAAACAAGATACGTGAAAATATTGATTGAACCCGTTGTTAAAAGATAGGCACCATATAATATAACACTTGGCAGCCCAAGCTTCAAAAAGACATAAGACAGGTTGATAAATGCACCAATCAATAACTCTGCTTTAATCATAATCGTTTCATAGTTGTCTAACTTTGTATTTAAAGTATTCGAAAATGCTTCTTCCCTGTTATAAGATTTTATTTCATGGGCCGAATCAAGTCCCTCTTGAATGTTATCTGCAATATCCCTTTTTATATGATACAGTTTTGAGTGGGTATTGTTTTGTAGCTTCCTTGATAAATAAAAGACTAAAGCCGCAACAGGAACTACCCAAAACACAGCAAGTGACAGCTTCCAATTGTAAAAAAACAACATAACACCCATAATCAGAACCGATAGGACAGATGCATAAATCTGTGGTACTGAATGGGAAAAAAGCATCTCAATTTGTGTGGCATCTTCCATAATGGTTGAGCTTAAATCCGCAATATCCTTTTTACCAAAAAAGGCTAAAGGCAGTTTTCTGAGTGTTTCGGCTAGGCTAATCCTTTTCTTGGCACTTTCTTCGTAGATTTTAGTATAAGTCGAGTTGTATTGAAAATAAGCAATAACAAACATGACAATGAAAAAAGCGATGGACATGATCACATAGTAGAGTATGCTGTCTTTTGGATTGTTGGTGTTGTTCAAAAGCTCATACATGTATTCATCCAAAAAACGAAAGCTGAGGACCACAGGCACCATAAAGCTAATATTCATCAACACAGACCAAATAATTGAATGTAACAGGTCTTTTGAACCTTTTTCAGACATAGCATATTTGTTTTGAAAATATTTAAGCATATTGGCCTCCTTCTATAACCGTATCTTGAGCAACTAATTTCCATGCAACAGATTTCTGGTATTCATCCCACATGGTTTTGTATAGGCCTTTTTTGTTCAACAGTTCCTCATGGCTTCCCGATTCTGCGATTTTCCCATTATTAATGACCAAGATTCGATCAACATTTTGCACACTTGTAAGACGATGGGCAATCATAAGCGTCGTTTTATTACGACTAAGTTCTTTAAGCGCTTTTTGTATTAAATGCTCATTTTCAGGATCGGCGAATGCAGTAGCTTCATCGAGTAGTACAATAGGAGCATCCTTCACAATGGCCCTAGCAAGTGCAATCCTTTGCTGTTCCCCTCCTGAAAGATATGTTCCTTTCGTGCCAATTATCGTATCCAATCCATTATGCAAGTTTTCAATAATATCCCTTGACTGAGAATAATCAATGGCCCTATTTATTTCTTTATCACCAACATTTTCTTTTCCAAAAACGATATTCTCTTTCAAAGAATCTTTAAATAGCTTGGTACTCTGAAAAACAAAGGAAATGTTGTTCATCAGTTCTTTTTTGGATAGTTCCTTAACGTTGACACCTCCCACGAGCACCTGGCCTTCATCCACATCCCAAAAACGAGCTGCTAGGCGTGCAATGGTGGTTTTTCCTCCTCCAGAAGCACCGACAAGTGCAATGGACTCTCCTTCGTTTAACTTAAAGCTGATGTTATCAATGGCGCGTTTTTCACTTCCATCGTATGAAAATACAACATCCTTAAACTCCACACTATGATGTTTTATTTTTTTGCTATCCTTTGTATAATGCATACTGGGATAAGTCAAAAGGTTATCGAGTCTATCAATTGCTTGCTCTGCAATTAAAGTGTTCTGTCTAAAATGCATGGTCTTCATTAAGATCATGGTGAAAATTGGTGATATAAGTATGTAAAAAATAAAGTCCGCAAGTACAACAGGTAAATTTTCTCCTCTTCCCACTAAAAAAATGGCCATAGGAATGATAAAGAAAGCAGCTGTTTGCATAATGGCACTATAAAAGGACATGGGTTTTTGCCAAAGGACCGTATACGCATGCACCATTTCTTTATACTTGATGATACTGTTATAGAATCGTTTAAAAGAAAATATCGTTTGGCCAAATGTTTTTACAATGGGAATACCCCGAATATATTCTACTGATTCTGAACTCATTTCTTCCAAAGAATCATAGTATCTTTTTTGAAAAGCTTTTCCTTGTGAACTGACCATAAACCTCATGGTGATAAATCCTAAAATAATAGGAACAAGGGATGCAAGCCCCATTCTCCAGTTCACAATAAAAATTAGAGCAATAAGAATGATGGGGGTAACTAGGCTACCTGCCATATCTGGCAGTTGGTGGGCTAAAAATGTATGGGTTGTTCCTGCTCCATCATTGACAATCTTTCGTATTTTCCCACTTGAATGCTGATCAAAAAACCCAAGAGGCATGGATAATATCTTTTCCATACCTACTTTTTGCATACCTACTTCCACGCGAAAAGCTGCAAGATGGGAACTCAAAAGGGCACAAAAATAGACCACTATTCCTCCAAAGGCACTTGCAAAGGCAAGCCATGCATAGAAATTAACATTGGAAATATTGATGGACTGAGGGTTTGATAATATATTTCGGACGATGTACCATACAAGTACAAAAGGCAAAATGTTAAGTATAGCAGAAATTGCTGACAATACTAATGCCAAAGGTAGAAGTATTCTCCTCTTGTCCATATAAGGTGTAAACCTTTTTAAAATAAATGTTTCTTTTTGTTTTGGCATTACTTTATATCCTCCTCTAGATAAGATGTAATTAATACTGTAGTTGACTTTTGGTTGTGCTTTAATGAAAATATCTTTTCTACAATATCTCTACTGATTATAGTAACATAAAAAAAATCAAATGTAAATGATTTTGAATCCCATTATCAATAAAATATTATCCTATTATACCTTATTAAATTAATACCAGTAATATAGAAACATTACTAGATAACTACCGCATGACGTACTAAGTTTTTCATAACTTGTAAAAGCCTCCTAAGCTATGTTTTAGGAGGCTTTTATAAATATGAGATTGTTATTGGATTATAGAATATGGCGCTTTTGAATGTTCAGTATCGATTGGTTTATTCGTTAAATCTTTGATATGAGGAACATGGATACGATACTCCCCTGGCTCTTGACGTGTTGTATGAATAATATATGTAGACCAATCTGTACTACCATCCTCATTCATGACAAGATTCATGGCCGTAATGTCCACTTTATAATCATCAGGAACGTTGGTCATACCGTCTAATTTGATTACTTCAATATAACTATCTAAAATTTTATACGGTTTGATGTCTTCACTAAACTGTATTTGCATTTTATTATTGGACAAAGGTTTTGCCAAAATCAATCGTGGTTGTTCTGTATCTGCTGGTTTAGCTACAAATGTATAGGTATCTTCACCGTAAGTGAGTGTATATACCTCATTTGTTTTTAGTGGTTCTGTGCTTAATTCACAATACGCTGGATTTTGGTAAACGCTTGTAAGAGCGAAAGTATTCTTTTGGCTGTCTGTTAGTTTAAAATAAGATGTTTCTAAAAAAGCTTTAGGTCGATAACTCTTAAGGGTTATTTTTTGTAAGGTAGCATCGATAGATTCGACGGATTCGATATCGATCTTCTTATTCACAACAGGTACACCTAATTGCTCGCCTAGTGAGCTGACTGTTCCTTTAGGAATTATCTGCAACACTTTATACGTTAATCGCGCTAATTCATAGACATTAAAAACATCATTTTCATAATAAAACAAACCGACTTGCTCTGCTTTCAACTTAACGGTATCTTGGGTATAGTCTACTTTATCATGGTAATTAAGTACCTGCAATAACATTGCTACATATTCTGTACTTGTTATTTCTTTATAAGGTTGAAATGTATCATCTGTGGACCAAGCAATATGAAGCTCAGGATGGGCTTTTATATACCCCATCAATCGTTGTATGTACATATTGTGGCCATTTGCATCATCAAAAGTATCTTTTCCTACAAAATCATAGTTCGCCATGTCTTCTTCAAGATTGAGTAATCGCAGTAACATCACAACGGAACGATAACGGGTAATTGTTTTCGAACCATCTATTTGACTACCCTCACCTTTTAGGATACCACGATCAGCTAAATTATAAATAGGTGCTTCTCGCATTTGCTCATGACTAATGGCGTAACTTGGTGCACATGATAACAAAACATTTGCAGCTAACACAAATGCTAATATGCTTCTTTTCTTCTTTTTCACTATTTTTCCTCCTATTGTGTAAACTTACTATTTTTGTAATGCTTACTTCCCTCATGTTGTATCCTTGTAAACGCTAACTTATCCTGTTGACGAAAGATAATGTTTCGTTATAACTTTCCTATAATGTGCACCTTATAGACAGTTACCTGGGATACGATGCAATAAAAATTAAGTGTCTTGTATGTGACATCTACGTCATTTATATTGCATACATTTATTATAAATAAAGTAAATATAAAACACTAGAGGAAAAATATGGGATTCCTTAAGACATACGCTTTCTATAATTTGTGGGAAACAAACCAAAGTATTGTTTGAATGCTTTGCTAAAATGAAACGGGCTGCTATAGGCAAGCTTAATGGCTATTTCCCCAATGGATAGTGACGTATTTGTTAACAATTCCGCTGACATGTTAAGTCTCAGCTCATCATAAAATTTTTTAGGTGATTTTCCTGTAACCTCTTTAAATACTTGTCTGAATTGCCTTTCAGAAAGACCAGCCATATGGGCCAATTTCTTCACTGTAATGGTATCCCCCAAGTGGTTATGGATATATTGAATAATCTGTTCAATGGTTTCTTGATACGCATGGGGTGTATCCCGTTGCTCGTCAACTTTAGCCATCCACTGATAAAACAATGCACCCAGTGTAGCCGATGCTAAGACTTTGGCACTTATGTTATCCTTTCTAAGACATTCTAAACACTGTTTAAATTGTACAGATTCCGCATGAAATGGATTAATGGATAAAATCGTATTAAGAGGCAGATGCAACATGCCACCTATCTGAAAGGTAAACCACCAGAAATCCCATTGTTCCTTGTAACAGTAATAACGGCGTACCTTGTTATGTTCAACCAATAATAAGGTATGTGCGCCCAGCGTCATCACCTTATTGTTTTCCATGACCACCACACCGGTTCCCTGGAGTGTTCGAAGTGCTACCAGCTCCTTTGTATTATTTCTCCATTGTTTGTGAATATCATAGGTGGCATCTGCTTGTACATGGTACACTGATTGTAAGGCAATACTTGCTGTTGGTATGATTTTATTTGTTTTAGAGTATTGGAAGTCCATGATTCATTATACCAATTAATTGCCGAAAAGTATATATTCCCTTCCGCAAATACCATGTTTATTATGAACCATATATTGTACACTATTCTTAAAGCCAAGGAGAATATAAGTTATTTCGTCCAAAAGGTAATTTATATCAACCAGCTTTTATTGGACTGATAATTTTTATATGGTATATCAAGAATAGGGAGGAAATATGATGTGTGATGGTATTAAGGGTATGGTTCCAAAGGATAAAATGTGTGCAGGTGCAAGAAAACTCCGAAATGTATATGAAGGAACGCCAGATGCTCCTTTTTTTCAACAAGAATTTGGCTTTTATTGTCTAGACCGTTGGAAAAAGGAAGGGCTTCCAACTGACAAAACCCTTGATGAGATATTTGGATACGATGAATCCGGTTGTCATACGCTGAATGGTCTAGGATGGTGTACGCCAGAATTTATGCCTATGTTTGAAGAAAAAGTACTGGAAGATCGAGGGGAACATGAAGTTGCACAGGACTTTGCTGGACGACATGTTTTGTATTTCAAAGGACGCCGTGAAGGTTTTATGCCTGAATACATTGATCATCCTGTAAAAGATATGTACTCATGGGAAAAAAATTGTAAATGGCGCTTGAACCCAAAATCAAAAGAAAGGTATATAGACTTTGATAAGCAGATCATAGAAGCAAAAGAGGCTGCTAAAACAGGCAAAATCATCTCCCAACGGGTAGTAGGCGGTTTCATGTACTTAAGAAGTTTAATTGGTCCTACAGACCTCTTATATAAATTCTACGATGCACCAGATCTAATTCATGAATGCATGGAGGCTTGGCTGACACTAGCCGATACGGTCATTAGTAAATACCAGGAGCATATTACCCTTGATGAACTCTATATTGGAGAAGATATTTGCTATAACCACGGACCGCTTATATCACCGGATATGATTCAAGCATTTCTATTCCCCTATTATCAACAACTGCTTACAAACACCAAGAAAAGACAAATAGATAAGAAACGTCATCTATTTTTTAATGTCGATACTGATGGCAATGCGCTACCTGTCATTCCACTTTATCAAACATTAGGTATGGATGTGATGAATCCTTTTGAGGTGGCATCAGGCTGTGACGTGGTTAAAATCGGTAAACAATATCCAGAACTCATCATGTCTGGTGGTATTGATAAACGGGTATTGGCAGCTGGAAAAGAAGCCATTGATCGCCATCTTGATTATATCCTGCCTACCATGAAAAAAAGAGGTGGCTATATTCCCACATGTGACCATGGTGTTCCAGAAGAAGTAAGCCTAGAAAACTATTTATATTTTCGCAAGCGTTGTCTAGAATATGCTTACTAAAGTTAGTCGTCATGACTAACCTAAATATAACGATTAATTGTTTACAAAACTCGTTATCATGATTATAAAGATATCTCAACAGATTTAACATGAAAGAGATTATGCTATAGAAAAAGTAAGCCATGTAATAAACGAATTGACGTGGCTTACTTTTATTATGCATTATTCTTAAACATCATCATATATCCATAAATAAAACTATAACGAACTCAACCGCTCATGAATGGACTTAGCTGCCTGTTTTCCTGCTCCCATGGCAAGGATAACCGTAGCAGCACCTGTTACCGCATCACCACCAGCATATACATTTTCCATGGTGGTTTCCATGGTTTCTTCGTTGACAACAATGCATCCCCATTTGTTAACATCTAAGTCTTCTGTGGTATTACGTAGTAAGGGATTAGGGGTTTGTCCAATGGCAATGATAACCGTATCCACATCCATAACTTCTTCACTCCCTTGGATTGGCTCAGGTCTTCTTCTGCCACTCTCATCGGGCTCACCAAGTTCCATTTTAATACATTCCATGGCTATCACATGACCGTCTTCCCCAAGAATCTTTAATGGATTCTTGAGTAAATCAAAAATGATCTGTTCTTCCTCAGCATGGTGGACTTCTTCTTGTCGTGCTGGAAGTTCATCCTTGCTTCTTCTATAAACAATCTTGACTTCCTTCGCTCCAAGACGTTTTGCTGTTCTGGCTGCATCCATGGCTACATTACCGCCACCAATAACAGCCACCTTCTCACCAATACGTACAGGTGTAGGGCTATGGGTATCATATGCTTTCATCAAGTTAACCCTTGTTAAGAATTCATTGGCAGAATAGACACCATTTAGATTTTCTCCATCTATTTTCATGAACCTAGGTAAGCCTGCTCCACTACCAACAAAAACAGCTTGAAAGCCCTCTTCAAATAATTCTTCAATGGTTATGGAGCGACCCACTACCACATTTTTTTCAACTTTAACACCCAAATCCGTTATGCTCTTTAATTCTTGACGCACAAGGTCTTTAGGTAATCGAAATTCTGGTATACCATACATCAACACGCCGCCAAGCTCGTGAAGAGCTTCATACATGGTTACCTCATAACCACGTTTAGCTAAATCTCCTGCACAGGTAAGACTAGCTGGTCCACCACCAACCACGGCAACCCGTTTGCCATTGGATTCTGGCGGTGTAAGTTCTTGATCCACATGTTTCATATAATAATCGGCTACATAACGTTCCAGTCGGCCAATACCCACAGGTTCACCTTTCACACCTCTTACACAGACCTCTTCACATTGAGACTCTTGCGGACATACTCGACCACATACTGCTGGCAATCTGTTTTCTTCTGCAATAATCTCATAAGCTTCTTCTATATGACCTTCTTTTACAGCCTTTATAAACTCTGGGATGGGTACACCTACTGGACATCCGTTCACACAAGGTTTATGTTTACATTGCAAACATCTCTCTGCTTCTTCCATGGCTTCTTCTAAGGTGTAACCACATGTTACTTCTTCAAAATTCGTTATACGCACATTCGGATCCTGTTCCTGCATTTTTACTTTTTCTTTACTCATGTTAGGCATTATTCGTCCCCCTAATCTATCCTATGATTATATTAAGTGCAAGCGATGTTTGCTTATTTCTCCAAAGCATCTACTTTCTCATCCAAACGACAGGCATGTAATTCTTGCTCCTTGAAATAGCCTTGTCTTCGCATACACTCATCAAAATCCACTAAAAAACCATCAAAATCTGGTCCATCAACACATGCAAATTTTGTCTCACCACCAACGGTTACACGACAACCGCCACACATACCCGTTCCATCTATCATAATTGGGTTTAGGGATACACCTGTGGGGATATTAAGGGGTTTTGTTACCGCTACCACTGCCTTCATCATAATCAAAGGTCCTATTGCAATCACTTCATCGTAGCAATTGCCTTCTTCTATTAACGTGTTCAGCACATCTGTTACAAAACCTTTAGTCCCTCTTGTCCCATCATTGGTAGCAAAATAGATGTTATCACATATAGCTTTGAATTCATCTTCTAAAATAATGTATTCATCGCTACGTCCACCAATAATCACATCAACACTGACACCCATTTCATGTAATTTTTTTAACTGAGGATAAAGAGGGGCTGCTCCTACACCGCCACCAATACCCAAGACTCGCTTATGTTTTTTAAGCACTGTAGGTTGTCCAAGAGGTCCTACAAAATCATGGATATAGTCCCCTTCATTTAATTGACTTAAACATTCTGTTGAATAACCCACAATTTGATAAATAATGGTCACTGTACCAGCTTCACGGTCATAATCTACGATTGTTAAAGGTATGCGTTCGCCCTCGTCGTTTACTCGAAGTATAATAAACTGTCCTGGTTCACACTTTCTAGCTGTAAAAGGTGCGTGAACTTCCATGAGTTCTACTTGGCTGTTAATCGACTTTTTCTTTACAATCTCGTACAATTTCTTTCCCTCGCTTCTTCAAATAGTATTGTGTTGTCATTGAGTATCAGGTAAATAGTAGAGACTATCTTATGATTACCTTGTACCTTCATTGAATCATTTATAAACGTTCATAACAATGTCTGTTTAAATTATAACATAATTTATGCATATCATACATAACATTTATCTTTACTTCTTTGCTCATCTGATAATTTATGCTTATGACAGCTATTTACTTTGTCTATCAAAATAAAAGACTGTCTCAATCATACACCTTTTATCCTATGCTGTCTATAGCTTTTTCATTTTATGAGCTGGCGTAAAATTAACAAAATCAGCACTCAGAAAACACAAATTATCTATAACCCTATTGGCAAAATCAGCATAAAAAAATGTATAACAGGACAGCCTATTTTAAACGTTTCTATAATAATCGATGGTTTCAAAATCAAGGGACTGTTGCTTTTCTATAAAGGACATCACTTTCATATATTCTCTTAATGTATCCATGCAGGTGAAACAAGGTATACCAATATGTTGAGCATAAGTACGCAGCTTAAACCCATCTCGACTCGTATCTTTACCTTTTGTTGGAATATTAAAGATCATGTTAATGTCATTTTTCTTCATTTTTTCTTGAACATGTTCAATATCTGAGCTTATAAGGGTACTTGCCATGCCTTTAGCTGCTAGAAACTCATGGGTACCTTTACTTGCTAGAATATGAAAGCCAAATGCCATAAGGTGTTCAATATAAGGCAATGCTTCTTCTTTACTTTCATCATGAATGGATACCAGCACATTACCTTTATCAAAAAACTGATAGCCAGCTCCGACAAA is drawn from Vallitalea pronyensis and contains these coding sequences:
- a CDS encoding ABC transporter ATP-binding protein, with the translated sequence MPKQKETFILKRFTPYMDKRRILLPLALVLSAISAILNILPFVLVWYIVRNILSNPQSINISNVNFYAWLAFASAFGGIVVYFCALLSSHLAAFRVEVGMQKVGMEKILSMPLGFFDQHSSGKIRKIVNDGAGTTHTFLAHQLPDMAGSLVTPIILIALIFIVNWRMGLASLVPIILGFITMRFMVSSQGKAFQKRYYDSLEEMSSESVEYIRGIPIVKTFGQTIFSFKRFYNSIIKYKEMVHAYTVLWQKPMSFYSAIMQTAAFFIIPMAIFLVGRGENLPVVLADFIFYILISPIFTMILMKTMHFRQNTLIAEQAIDRLDNLLTYPSMHYTKDSKKIKHHSVEFKDVVFSYDGSEKRAIDNISFKLNEGESIALVGASGGGKTTIARLAARFWDVDEGQVLVGGVNVKELSKKELMNNISFVFQSTKLFKDSLKENIVFGKENVGDKEINRAIDYSQSRDIIENLHNGLDTIIGTKGTYLSGGEQQRIALARAIVKDAPIVLLDEATAFADPENEHLIQKALKELSRNKTTLMIAHRLTSVQNVDRILVINNGKIAESGSHEELLNKKGLYKTMWDEYQKSVAWKLVAQDTVIEGGQYA
- a CDS encoding ABC transporter ATP-binding protein, producing MLKYFQNKYAMSEKGSKDLLHSIIWSVLMNISFMVPVVLSFRFLDEYMYELLNNTNNPKDSILYYVIMSIAFFIVMFVIAYFQYNSTYTKIYEESAKKRISLAETLRKLPLAFFGKKDIADLSSTIMEDATQIEMLFSHSVPQIYASVLSVLIMGVMLFFYNWKLSLAVFWVVPVAALVFYLSRKLQNNTHSKLYHIKRDIADNIQEGLDSAHEIKSYNREEAFSNTLNTKLDNYETIMIKAELLIGAFINLSYVFLKLGLPSVILYGAYLLTTGSINIFTYLVFLVVSARIYNPIMDVMNHFALLIYLNVRIKRMKEMDAMPRQDGKMMFTPSNYDIEFKDVDFSYQDGVQTLNNVSFVAKQGDVTALVGPSGGGKSTVAKLSARFWDIDKGAITLGGEDISLVDPETLLNHYSIVFQDVTLFNSSVMDNIRLGKKDATDEEVIKAAKLARCHAFVKKLPQGYHTLIGENGERLSGGERQRISIARAILKDAPIILLDEATASLDTENESKIQSALSELIKKKTVLIIAHRMRTVLGADKIVVIKDGTIEETGSPASLKEKEGTFSSMLKRQHQNHA
- a CDS encoding uracil-DNA glycosylase — translated: MIDWVELEKICDNCTRCDLHKTRTHLVFGEGDIHTHLMFIGEAPGEQEDLSGTPFVGKSGQLFNKILASVNIPREEIYIANIVKCRPPRNRNPLETEKNACLPYLRNQVKLIHPKIIVCLGRVSAQSIINKNFRITKEHGVWVDRKGYYLIATYHPSALLRDPTKKREAWEDFKKIKAKYTEVMQKNNSHQY
- a CDS encoding oleate hydratase — translated: MMNQIDNRNVYFVGGGLASMAGAAYLIRDCKLNGENIHILEHMDILGGSNDGSGNPKDGFLCRGGRMLNEETYENFWELFSSIPSLEQEGKSVTDEILAFDDAHPTHSNARLIDKNGYVLDVMSMGFNMNDRKAMLKLMMTPEEDLDHLSIRDWFGHTPHFFETNFWYMWQTTFAFQKWSSLFEFRRYMNRMIFEFSRIQTLEGVTRTPYNQYESVILPLKKYLEGQGVNFDLKCTVTDLDFKEGEEMTVTGIHYTKDDITSEFIQLKEGDLCMVTNGCMTDNAALGDFKTPAPMKPDKPVSGELWRKIAAKKDGLGNSAPFFNKPEESNWESFTVTMKGNHLLNKIERFSRNVPGSGALMTFKDSKWLMSIVVAAQPHFKAQTEDETIFWGNALITNVEGDYVKKAIRDCSGEEILIELLHHLHFEDDLEDIMKDVINVIPCMMPYVDAQFQPRAMTDRPQVVPAGSTNFAMISQFVEIPEDMVFTEEYSVRAARIAVYTLMGLNKRICPVTPHQYDIRTLLRALNTSFR